A stretch of DNA from Staphylococcus sp. KG4-3:
CTGTATATTTGTAAGAGTACCTCAAGAGGTACTCTTTTTTTATTGAGAAATATCAAATAAAATTCAACAATAATGAAAAACGGCGATATATCATAGAACCTTTATTTTTTAAATATAATGAGTCACAGTGATCGAACTTACATGTTATAATGAGCTAATAAAATAGCGAATATACATAATCAAAGATAAATGAATTAGTCAAACTATTATGGAGGAACATATATGAAAGTTGAAGTAGGGAAGATTGTAAATACACATGGGATAAAAGGAGAAATCAAGGTAAAATCCAATTCAGATTTTACCGATATACGTTTTCAACCAGGTGAAATTGTTGAGATAGAACGTAAAGACAAAGAATCATTAACATTTACAATTTCATCATATAGAATGCATAAAGGACTTCATATGTTAACATTTGAAGGAATCAATAATATAAACGATATTGAACATTTAAAAGGTGAAACATTAGTTCAAGAACGTGATCATGAAGAAATTGAATTAGGTGAACATGAATATTATTATTCAGATATTATTGGTTGTACGGTCTTCGATGAAGAAGATACTCCAATTGGTCGTGTGATAGAAATTTTTGAAACAGGCGCCAATGATGTTTGGGTCGTTAAAGGAGATAAAGAATATTTAATACCTTATATTGCAGATGTAGTTAAAAAAATTGATGTCGAAGGTAGACGTATTCAAATCTCACCAATGGAAGGATTGTTAGATTAATGAAGATTGATTATTTAACTCTATTTCCAGATATGTTTAATGGCGTGTTAAACCATTCTATTCTTAAGCGTGCTCAAGAAAAAGATGTGTTACAAGTCAATACTGTAGATTTTAGACATTTTGCAGAAAATAAACATAATCAAGTAGATGATTATCCTTATGGTGGTGGGCAAGGTATGGTATTAAAGCCTGAACCTATATTTAATGCAATGGATAGTATCGACAAGACAGCTGACACGAGAGTGATACTAATGTGTCCTCAAGGACGTCCATTTAATCAAGACATTGCTAATGAACTTAGTCAAGCAGAGCATTTAGTTTTTATTTGTGGTCATTATGAAGGTTATGATGAAAGAATCCGTGAAAATTTAGTGACGGATGAGATTTCCATGGGGGATTATGTATTAACTGGTGGAGAGCTACCAGCAATGGTAATGACTGATGCAATTGTTAGGCTACTGCCTGGTGTGTTAGGTAATCAACAATCACATGAAGATGATTCATTTCAAGATGGTTTGCTAGAATTCCCTCAATATACAAGGCCGCGTGAATATAAAGGGATGGGTGTGCCAGATGTATTGTTGTCAGGTAATCATGCAAATATTGAAAAATGGCGTCATGAGCAGAAAATTTTTAGAACTTGGACGAAGCGACCAGATCTTTTAAATTACGATACTATGTCTCAAGAAGACAAAGAGATTATAGAAAGATACAAAAAGCATTTGAAAAAAGACTAACTATGTGCTAACATATTTTAAGTGTGCGACACACGAAAAATCACTATGATCCGCTGCTATATTTTGTCGAGGCAAGAACATAGGTTGAAGGAGAGAAAAATAATGAGTAATCACAAATTAATCGAAGCAGTAACTCAATCGCAATTACGCACTGACTTACCTTCATTCCGTCCGGGTGACACTTTAAAAGTGCACGTACGTATTATTGAAGGTACACGTGAACGTATCCAAGTATTCGAAGGTGTAGTAATCAAGCGCCGTGGTGGAGGCATTTCAGAAACTTTCACTGTACGTAAGATTTCTTCAGGTGTAGGTGTGGAACGTACATTCCCATTACACACACCAAAAATCGAAAAAATTGAAGTTCCACGTCGTGGTAAAGTTCGTCGTGCTAAATTATACTACCTACGTGAATTACGTGGTAAGGCTGCTAGAATTAAAGAAATTCGTTAATCAGCATAATCAGCATAAAAAAGCGGTCCTCATAAAGAGGACCGCTTTTTTATTTATTGACAAAGAAAAAATAAAGATATTGGATGAACTTCATTATCCAATGTGAAGTATATAAAATTAAGAGATCTCTACAAAGATTAATAGGACTAAAGTAGAGACTTCAACCTCTAAATATCCATTTAGATCTACATAAGCTGTAAAAAAATTTAATTTCCCTTTATAGTTACTATATAGTAGGCGTAGATAACTAAATGAGTATTGTTTTAATATCGCTATGCCAATACAAAATAAAGAATTTATATTGTATTGGCACATTTAATGATATTTTCTACCTGCGTGTACTATTTTTAGATTTATTTCTTAACCACCATAAAAAGACAATACTAGAAATTACACCGAAAACAGACAGCGTGACTAATAGTAGGGTGTGTGGTGGAGTATATTTTAAGGTGATTGTTTCTTGACCTTTCTCAGTGGGAATCACCGTCATAATACCGTTACCTTGTTTGACAGGTAATTCTTGTTTGCCCGAATAAGCTTTCATACCATTACGATAGGCCATAGGAAGTACAATGTATCCTTTATCTTCTTTGTGCTTAGTTACTGTATAACCTGTACGTTGTTGAGAAACTTTGACAGGGTTTAAAGATTTTGTTGCGTTACGTAATGTTTGATAATCTTCACCATAGATTCCTTTGATATTAAATCGATAATCACCTTTAGATAATTGAATGTTTAAATCTTTATTTGCTTTAACGCGCATAGTTACTGGTGTAACAAAGCGTCTATATTTATAGGTC
This window harbors:
- the rplS gene encoding 50S ribosomal protein L19, with the translated sequence MSNHKLIEAVTQSQLRTDLPSFRPGDTLKVHVRIIEGTRERIQVFEGVVIKRRGGGISETFTVRKISSGVGVERTFPLHTPKIEKIEVPRRGKVRRAKLYYLRELRGKAARIKEIR
- the rimM gene encoding ribosome maturation factor RimM (Essential for efficient processing of 16S rRNA) is translated as MKVEVGKIVNTHGIKGEIKVKSNSDFTDIRFQPGEIVEIERKDKESLTFTISSYRMHKGLHMLTFEGINNINDIEHLKGETLVQERDHEEIELGEHEYYYSDIIGCTVFDEEDTPIGRVIEIFETGANDVWVVKGDKEYLIPYIADVVKKIDVEGRRIQISPMEGLLD
- the trmD gene encoding tRNA (guanosine(37)-N1)-methyltransferase TrmD; this translates as MKIDYLTLFPDMFNGVLNHSILKRAQEKDVLQVNTVDFRHFAENKHNQVDDYPYGGGQGMVLKPEPIFNAMDSIDKTADTRVILMCPQGRPFNQDIANELSQAEHLVFICGHYEGYDERIRENLVTDEISMGDYVLTGGELPAMVMTDAIVRLLPGVLGNQQSHEDDSFQDGLLEFPQYTRPREYKGMGVPDVLLSGNHANIEKWRHEQKIFRTWTKRPDLLNYDTMSQEDKEIIERYKKHLKKD